GCTCGGCGTCCACGTCGTCTCCGACGGCGGCACCCGCCCCTACCGGGTCCACTTCCGCGACCCGTCCTTCACCAACCTGCAGGCCATGGCCGCGATGTGCGAGGGCGGCCAGATCGCCGACGTGATCGTCGCCGTCGCCTCCATCGACCCCGTGATGGGAGGCGTCGACCGATGACGACCGCGTTTTCCGGCGGGGACACCCCTCCGGCCCCCCTCAGCCTGGGCATGCCCCAGCTGCCGGCCCCCGACTATCCGGCGGAGGTGCGCGAGCGGCTCGCGGCGGACGCCGCCGAGGTCATCGCCCGCTACCCCGACAGTCGCTCCGCGCTGCTGCCGCTGCTGCACCTGACCCAGTCCGAGGAGGGCTACGTCTCGCGCACCGGCATCCGCTTCTGCGCCGAGGTGCTGGGCCTGACCACCGCCGAGGTCACGGCCGTCGCGACCTTCTACACCATGTACCGGCGCAAGCCGTCCGGCGACTACCAGGTGGGCGTCTGCACGAACACCCTGTGCGCGGTGATGGGCGGCGACGCGATCTTCGACGAGCTCAAGGAACACCTGGGCGTCGGGAACAACGAGACCACCCCCGACGGCAAGGTCACGCTGGAGCACATCGAGTGCAACGCGGCCTGCGACTTCGCCCCGGTGGTGATGGTCAACTGGGAGTTCTTCGACAACCAGACCCCCCAGTCGGCCAAGGCACTGGTGGACGACCTGCTGGCCGACCGCCCGGTCGAACCGACCCGCGGCGCGCCGCTGTGCACGTACAAGGAGACGGCCCGGATCCTGGCCGGGTTCCCCGACGAGCGCGAGGGCGCGGTCGAGGCGACCGGCGGAGCGGGCCCGGCCTCGCTGATCGGGCTGCGGCTCTTCCGCGGCGAGGCCCCCCAGCAGGGCGG
This region of Streptomyces sp. NBC_00513 genomic DNA includes:
- the nuoE gene encoding NADH-quinone oxidoreductase subunit NuoE, yielding MPQLPAPDYPAEVRERLAADAAEVIARYPDSRSALLPLLHLTQSEEGYVSRTGIRFCAEVLGLTTAEVTAVATFYTMYRRKPSGDYQVGVCTNTLCAVMGGDAIFDELKEHLGVGNNETTPDGKVTLEHIECNAACDFAPVVMVNWEFFDNQTPQSAKALVDDLLADRPVEPTRGAPLCTYKETARILAGFPDEREGAVEATGGAGPASLIGLRLFRGEAPQQGGRVVAPRGEAPHDAPMPGSRHLSSHDAPQETSASDPDHPAGPAAEEGE